The Amaranthus tricolor cultivar Red isolate AtriRed21 chromosome 2, ASM2621246v1, whole genome shotgun sequence genome contains the following window.
agcttcttattttgaggtcgtctaTTTGAAAAACGATATCTCACAAAATAGTTATTAGCATATATATCACCACTATCATTGTCATTTTAAATTAAGAATTAATGTAATCTGAATATGATTTGAAGTGCACATTCCATTGAACTTTACAATATATTATCACTATAAAAACATatgtgattatatttttttgtgtagATGATTATATTGATATTAAACGTAATCACTTAAAAATTGTGCTAATGCTAAATGTAACATATTGTCAATTATTAAAAGTGATCATCAATAATGTCATCACTTTAAAATGATCATATACAAACTTGATgacatatatatgcatacaatgatagaaaaacataataaaaattttgtaaagctcatatttattattgaaaaaaataatcatatacacgcataaatttattaattacaatCCAAAGTGATCATCAATAATGTTTCTGAAATAATCAACGCAACCAAAAATTTGAGCTGATGGTTGAGAACCATCATATATTATATGCTCTAACACTTACACGCCCCCCTCACATgaaaactttttaaacaaaaagtGTAATGTAACACAGACCCTTCTCATATATTGACTTATAATATCATATCAAGAAATCAACTAAACCAAAATCTTAAATTGATAACCGAaactcaaaatatattatataatctatCAATATCACcccttaaaaataattatatacaaACTCATAATGATAACAAATACTCCATAtgcttacaagttacaactatcaaatcaaataagacttaaaatgataattttacgGTGCTCACACTAATACTTTAAAAAATGATCTTACATAGACATAATTTGATCATTTAGATTTCAAAAAGTGATTATTAGCAAAGTCATCGCATACTAATATTATATACAAgttactactactaataatatatacttacaatattcaaaTAATAGCTCAtactataattttataatgcgtatattatgatattaaattaatactaaattataTATAGACAAAATTTAATAGTTAGACTCTAagataataatcaataaaagtTCATCGTTGTTGTTCATTTTTGATGTCATGCTTTATCCTCTTCTTGTTTTTTCATTAGTAATAGtatattttttctataaattcaacgagtctataacaaaatagaaaaattaaattcaatattttaaacACAAACATAAAAAAGTTAACAATCATTTTTTTGgctgtttaatttttaaaaaactatgtaagttcttatatttttttttaaaaaaaaacccttatatgGAATTTGCCCAATTTGGCAACAAAATCCCCAATATAATTCACCCAAAGTtgactaaaatattaaattagtcAACGGAGTTGACATCCAGAGTGGACTCCATTCTCAAATTCCTGCCATTACTCCATTCCTTTCCAACCAGGAAGCTTCATTTCCCTTTTGGTCTCCATTCCTCTCTCTATTCTTTCAGTGTAAAACCCAATTGGCGATTGGCCCCCACAATTATCGGGTACCAAACCAATTGTTCTTCTTCCGGTCTGGTACTTGCCCCGACACACCTTCACTTTCTCACTATTTTTTTGCAAGCACAAGATTCCGGCATTCCATACTCTTGTTTACTTGTTTTCCATttatgtaattttgtttttccttttaaatttagGGTTCTTTCACTCAGATCTTTTGCTTCCCCAGTTTGATCAGTTTGGTAACTTTTGCTTCTAATTGGTATTGATTTTATGGAGAAATTTGGTtgaattttagttttgattattttaagtgtTGTACTTATGATTGCTTAATCTGTTTGTTTCAGAAATCAACTGGGTTCTTGCTGGAGTTTGATGGGGTCAATTCTAAAATGGGTTTTTCCGTTAATGATTATTGGATCAGGTATTGTGCTGTTGCTGCTTTTACTTTTTCTTTGCTATTCTTGATTTTTATTCTGAAATTGTATGCAAGTGCAATAGTTAATGGTGTTTTAATTTGGggaattataatatatttctgCCAACAAGAGAGACCATGGCTGTGTACCGGATCATTTGTTTTATATGCAGTTTATTCTCGCTTATGCAACAGCCTTATCTCTTTTGATAAGGGTATGGCCCGCTGTCATACACCCCATGATTGATTTTTTGTGTGGTATATACcgtatatgatgatgatgatgatgagcaaGAGGGAATCTAGGTGCGGGCGTGCCTTGGCTATAGCCCATGTCATTTGATTAAAACCTTGGTGATGTGGAATTTTGATACACATAAGTGACAACGGAGTTCGTTGAGCACAAATGGAGAGATGAGTGTTTGACCCACCATTTACTAACTAGATTCGCCGTGGTTTGCGAGAGTTGTTTAGATTTCATATTATATGAGCCTGTGTTGGTTCATGTAGCTGATTCCATATGTTGGGTTTAAGAATTCGATATTGATGTTGTTTTAGTTTGTGAAGTTGAAATTAGCAACTAAAGTAACCTTGTAATATTGatttaaagtttatattttcCTTCTTGAATGTTTTGTGTTTTAGAATTGCATAAGTTCGTTTCGGTATTTTCCGGGTGTTAATTGTTCTTTTCCCTTTTCAATTATCAGTGTTTCTGCTGGGGAATGTTTCTTCAACTAAGGATGACTACAAGCGCTGTGAACTTGCTGTAAACAAGTGGGCAACTTCTCAACTTAGTCAACCAGTTGATAATAAACATACTCTTCGTGATCTATTGTTTTTTCTACATGTACCAAGAACCGGAGGACGCACCTATTTTCATTGGTAAATAACAAATGGTTGACTAAGGAACTTATTATAAATGTTGAGTTCAAATGGATTTTACCCAATCTTCTGCTTGCTTACAGTTTCTTGAAAAAGTTGTATGCGTCTCATTTGGAATGTCCTCGTTCTTATGACAAATTGCGGTTCAACCCACGGTATCATCTTttgcattttcttttaatgtgtACCATGCTTTTTTATACTCTATGCTCTATCCTTAGCTTGTTATcgatgtttttttattttatcattatctttatttttatgttaGGCATTAGAGCATTAATATTTACTTCTATGTTATCTTGGAGACATGCAGTTATATTCTTATTGTCTTCTATGCATTCCTTGCAGACATCCTTTCAATTTATGCCattgataatttaataatatgctACTGAAGGAAAGTAGCTACCATCTCTTTtgtatatttgttttggttcatgtaatcCACCTCGACCCCCAAAGATTAAGACTCGGCATCGTTGTTGATTTGTTGTAGAGGTAAGTAGCTCTAAATTGTATTCCAGCAATGCTGAAAATAGTAGAACTTCCTTATGGGTCCTATCTAAATAGCTTTTACCTAGGATTTGGATATTGGAAATGATGAGGTTAGCTTGATGTATTGTAATGAGTGACCTGTATTTTCCTTTTCTCTGGTCAGTTGATCCTTCATCAAAGATGTTCTGTACAACAGTACAAGGCTCTAGGAAATTATGACCAGTAGATGTACAAATGAGTAGAACCATGAAAGCTTCAGTTTTGCATAACTCTGAAGTATGTTTCATGATAGAGAACAAAAGTACCATCCCAAATCACGACCCATGTTACTTACTACCTTGTCTGGTTGAAATAGCCTCATTTGTAAATTGGGAGATTTTTAACAGAAGATAAGAAtttagtaataaatgaagaaagagaatgaattgtgtggatgacaTTAAAAGAGAATTGAAATTTGTGTATGAGATTAAAAACAAGTGGAATGGTTTTCCAAATACAGAAATGAGGAAAAAAGAGTGGGACAacctaaaatagaaaatgagggAAATTGAGGGTGACGGAGGGAGTAGACTCTTCAATTGCTTTGCATACACCAGTGGGACACTTGACATTCTGACATGGCAATGTAATCCTTACCGAACTCTTCAGTTGTCAAACCACTGCTCCAATTATCttgaaaacattttttttagagTGGAAAATACAAATACAGGGATAAGAACCTCATGTGATTTGTGCTTGATGAAGGGCATCAGGATGAAATTTGACAAAAACTAGCAATAAAGTTAAGCTGAAACGTGTATTCACATGTTTGCACGTGAAGAGCTTGGGCAAAAATATTTCAGAAGCAGAAGTTTATTCAGTAAATGCTGTATTTCTACACTCGTGTCCAATTAGTACAATGTACAGCGTGCCCAAATCTTAGCTTTGACCTGTCCCACACTTAAATTTGTAGTATGTACTCATATTCTCAACAATCAACACTCATAGCTGGAGTAACTTAACTTACGACAATGTCACAAAACATTTGATGAGGATAATAGATATGTTCCAGAGACAAAATTGATTGTTATCACCCACTTTTAAGGCAAATAATGGCTGTGGTGTGaattctttttatatatttgtggCAATATCTAATATGGTTTTGATGGTGGGAGCTCAAACATCATATGCTATGAGTTGGACAAGTACTTGAGATTAGTCTTACATCTTTAGATTCTTCTTTGCTATATGCATAGCTATTGATGTGATATGACTTGTGGCTCCAAGAATTTCATTTGTTGAATATTTGAGCTGTCAAGATCAATCATGCAAAGAGGATGGTGTACCCAAAGAGACGATTTCGTATGGGTATTCTACTAGACCTGTTCTGATGTAAAGAAGATTTATTGGAAGAAATAACTTCCAGTgtgaaataaaaacaattgaTGTTGGTACAAGCTCATACATGTTTCATTTTCTCATTCTATTCATATTCTTTTCAATGATTTCTTATATTCTTATCAACCCAATTGCTCTTTGTTAGTTATTGATGTTGGTACAAGCTCATACATGTCCCAGTGTCTTGTCTGATTGCGTTTTAGTCATGGTGTTTTAAGTATGAATGTACCCTCTATTTCCTTGCAGAAAAGCACATTGCAGGTTGTTAGTCACTCATGATGATTATAGCATGATGACCAAGCTTCCCAAGGAAAAAACGTCAGTGGTCACAATACTAAGAAACCCTGTTGATCGTGTATTTAGTACATACGAATTCTCAATTGAGGTAGCTGCTAGGTTTTTGGTGCATCCTAATTTAACTTCTGCTACACAAATGGCTGGGCGTATACGAAAGAAAAACAATGTAGTTAGCACACTAGATATTTGGCCTTGGAAGTATTTGGTTCCATGGATGAGAGAAGACCTTTTTTCCAGGGTATGATTAATATTtctccttttatctttattaGTAATATGTCAAAGGTCATTATGCTGTTTGAATGTTTGTTCCTTGATTTTTCCATTTCAACTTGTAATTTGCTTAGGTAGATTTGGGCCTTTGGTGGAACAGTGAAAGTTAATATTATACTTACTAATAATAGTTTACAAGTATACTTCTCAATGATGTTTCACTTGCATTGAGCAAGGAACCTGATGATGTTATTCGAgagtttttttaattgaattattgGTTTCTTTTGTTCTATTTATGAACCTGATAATGTTATATTCATCATTTTCTTACATTATCAAATTTAGGGTAAATGCTTGATTGAGGGCCTCAAATTTTTAGATTTTGATGCTCTTGTTAACCTCTTGTTGAttctttggtttgtttttgatgTACAGAGAGATGCAAGGCTTGGTGACAACCTAAATCATGTTGTAGGTGAAAACTCATACAACATGCAAGACTATGCTATGCCTTTACATCAATACATCAAAGATCCAATAGCTTTAGATATCGTTCACAATGGAGCTACTTTTCAGGTGTATTTTCTTGGATCTTCATTATCATTTCTTTTTCCATTGATGTTGTTGTTGCTGTAGTATTGTGGCTTGTGGGTCTTGTGTCTATGCTGTTTCTAATATGGAAATTAGCTTCATTCCGATGGTTTTGCCTAAGGATGAAATGCAAGGCTCCATGCTTGTTTGCTTTACTTTTAATTCTGATGCATGACTAGTGATAAAATCCTTGTGATTATATGTTGAACTACTGTAgttttgaaggaaaaaaaaatcacccCTTAAAATGTATTGTGTGTGCTTGCATTTCCACACGCGTATTCAGGCGGCATTGCTAGAGCCTacgtacttgaaattacatacaCAGAAAGCAAATTGCACCTGGTGGGGGTTAGGGTTAGACAAGTTATTCTTAGGGAGTCCAAAGCTCCAACATTGACAAGATGACGTTGAAATTGTTTCTGAATTTCTGCAATTATACCCATTTTACTTCTGATGCTGAGTTGCGATGCTGCTATTAAACATCCTACATTGCAGACAACTGCAGCATAccctttatttttttcctaattttgtcATCAGTTTTATGCTGCGTGTTTAAAGAACTGCAGCATAAGTTACACAGCagatgaggttttttccactagtgatgaGTATCCTAGGATCTCTTATACTCGGAATTTAGTGTTCCAGAAATTGCCAATTAGTTTGTTGGATTCTGATGTTTTTCCTTTTGTCTGGGAAAATCTCTTCCCTCCCTTTTCCAAACCTCACAAAGATTTGCAGTGTCTTTTCGTTGGGTTTTAGTCCTCTTTTGTGATCTTCTATTTGTGATTTACAATATTGGATGTGTTTTTGTCTCTGTGCTTCTGATTTATGCTCTTGTTAGCATCTATACTGCAACTAAACTTGTCTCCACTACTCGCTGCAGGTTGCTGGGCTTACAAATAACTCTAATTTAGCGGAGTCCCATGAAGTGCGCACTTGCGTTCAGAAGTATCATTCCCTGGGTACATCCGTACTAGAAGTGGCTAAGGTAGCATGATTTCTTTGACGTTTTCACAGCTGGTGCAGTCCCattttgtctaatttttttCTAACTTTTCAGAGGAGATTGGATAACATGTTGTATGTTGGACTAACTGAGGACCATAAAGGATCTGCAACAACATTCGCACATGTAGTTGGTGCTCAGGTCATTTCTCAGTTAGTAGGGTTAAATTCTAGCACGGAATATCAAGCTAACAATATTACAGGTCAGTTATATGAAAGCGTTTGTTCccttttgtgtgtgtgtgtgtgtgtgtttggagGGGGTAACTGGGGGAGGGGGGCTCCGATTTTTCTCTACCATATATACACCATGCTGCAAACCAATTTCTATAAAGCAATAGTTTTCTGAGGCTGGAATCATCCTTGAATCTTGATATATTTAACTGTGAGAGATGGTAAAAACATTTTTCTCTTCTAGTATGCTCGTTTACCGACACTCCAAAAAAAGAGACAATAGTTGCCAGATCCTATAGGGAAAAGACATTTACCTTTTTTAGAATAAGTTTGTGTCCTGAACCACAAAATGCAAGATATTTCCATATGGAAAGCATTATCATTTTGGGAAGTAGGGGTGAGCTTCGGGAAAGACTACTATGTATGAGATTCTATAGTGTTATAGGCAAATGCCAACTAGGGATGGCAACAGGTTGTCCAGATGGACCCGGATTCAAATCCGTTTTCTAAGGGATTACCCATATCCGGATGTACACAAAACTATGTGGCTGGATTTTAATCACCTGTTATGTAGCTACCAATAGTAATCTTATAGTGATGTACATAAAAGTTTTTCTTGACACGATCTCATTTTGCAGAAGAAAGCTCGTCGCTTTCGGAGTTTGAATCTCAAAAAGGTCAACACAAGGTTAGTAGGAATGTTGTATGTACTACTTGAATTAAAGAACTGTTGAGTTATTTCAACGCTCCAAACTATCTGTAATGCAGAGTATCCCAAATCCAATTGTTAATAATCCAGGAACGGTTTCACCAGTGTTTGGAAAGACCAAAAAAAGTGTAAGCTTGCTCTTGTATTGTCATTTTCTTGGTAATTTGATTGTCCTATTCCGTCATTTCCATCTGATTGTTTTTCTAAAGCATAAAACTTTTCTGTGGTCACCCATTCAAAAGATGACTGTCGGAGAACTTATGAAAGCTTATGAAGGGTGCATTACCAATTTGCGGAAGTCACAGTCGCAGAGACGAATTAATTCCCTTAAGAGAATTTCTCCCGTCAACTATACAAAAGAGGTGTGCAATGACATGTATTTCCGTCATTACCTAGCTTTGTCGTAATGCcgtgttgattttgtttaatattGCATCAACGTAGTATCAAGTACATTGTTTTAGGCTGTAATGGCTGAGCAGAACGTTATTTGTATTGTATCGTCTGTAGGTTGTAGACAATAGTGTTCACTGACGCTTTAAGTTCACACATTACAGGCACGACACCAGGTACCTCAATCGGTGATTGAGCAGATAATTTCACTAAATAGGCTTGATATGGAGCTTTACAAGTACGCTCAAAATATCTTTGATAGGCAACATGCACAAACAGTACAGAAGTTGGTAAGTTCCGTAATCTCACTTTCTTAATCATTTAGCATTTCTATTCTCAATGTacaataagaaagaaaagatTGTCGGAGTCtcattttattgctttaaaCTCAATTTTCTCAATGACACTAATCTTTTCTAGGCCATAGGTGGACAATGGATCGGGGTGTAGTTTTGCTGTATTTTCCACTTTTATGATTTTCGATAATATTATGCCTAATCCTTGTTTTCATCTTCTTGCAAGCTGCCACTGACCTTTTTTTATTGGGACTGGGTTGTTAATAACTTGACCTGAACCCGACCAAGAACGGACCCGACCCGGAACCCAACTATTTTGATAGGTCTAGTTGTtgtcagtgtcacatgatttgctaatcgCCTCACGAATCGCGAATCGAAAAGGGCAAATTGTGGTCCATTTTAGGTTATTTTTGAAgcattttgagcgaattgcgaATTCAGATTGCGAACTAACtagcaaattatgttacactagTTGTTGTTAATGGTGTATTAGGACTATGCAATCTATGCTAGTTGGCTCATCCATTATTTATTGGGTTTCGGCTTTTGACATTTTATTCCTATATATCATTTCATACCATAGGACTTGTCAAATAGAAGTAGTATAAGAAGTATTAGCCTATTTCTGCTGCATTTTTAAGAGCAGTTTGAAGGACACGATAGTTTCTCCATCCTTTTTACGCCGAAATCCCTCTGTTGAGTACAGGTTCTTTGTTTGTCTGTGACCCCCCATTGTTTTGAAGCGATACATGCATTTGGTTGAGTACCGCAGCTGATTTAGACTTCATTGATAAGCTATTCTCCCTTTTTAAATATAGTTCTATCGAACATTCATGTTGCAGGAAGGACAAGACAGCATCCTGATGAACGCATTCGGAGAAAAACCTTGTGAAAACATGTTTTTGATCATGGCCATTGTTTCGGCGGTTCTAGTAGTATTATTATATGTAAATGCAAGAAGAAGAATGTTTAAAGTTAAGGTATGATATATTAGCGAAACAAGGCAGGTGCCAAAATGTTTGTAGAGAAAGGAACGACACTGTGCAATGCGGCATCTGATGTTTTCGAGTTATGCAGCGGGCTTCAAAAATATTGAAGGGGCGTTAGCCGGCTAATGAAAACACCGTAGATTGGCCCTAAAGTATGATCAATGATGTATATCTAGCCCTTCTCTTCCAACTCTCAGTGAGACGATTTTCTTGGCTTTTGGGACTTTGATTTTTGAGGTCGACATTGATTTATTTGCTGCTCATTTTGCCCGAGTTCGTCGCAGCTGAGACAAAGACGTTTCTTCTTGCGGAAATCCTTTTCTAAGTCTAAACTGTGAGATTGAAATGTGTTGCTTAGACTTGAGCTCCACATAGAATGTAACTAGTTATACAATAGTTTTGCAAATTTGCAAAAGGGTAATTGGGTTAACTAATTGTATCATTTTTCGGAATTGGTTTTATTTCGTACATCTTGGTTCAGCGTACATTGGTTGGGGGCATATGAGGTTCATACACGCAAGAGGAATCAAGGTTCGTGTTTGTCGATGTCATGTTTCGGTTCATTTGATCGATTACCATTTTAATGGGTAACATATAACACTGAAGCCTAACAAACGAGttagttcaatatatacataAAGATGAGTATTTGATCCATTTTATACTAGTATGTTGGATTCGTCACTACTTACATGAGTCACGGGATCTCAGGTCTTTAAGGTTGATCAGGCCACCATTGGGTATTTGCTATGGACAATAGTTGGAATGTCGAGTAAGGGTTATATCTCGAGAATGCAATATTCTTATTTTGGTACCTTTATCAAGTAATCAGTATCATACCATGTCATACCATCATACTCGATAAATTGTGTTGAGACATAAGGTTGGGGTATATGACGCACAAACTATACCCATAACCCCTCCAAGTAAAGGACACCAGAGGGATGTTGTCAAAGAAACTTTCAAATAAAGAGTCCTGCTAGGAGCGGTTATGAAGTAATTAGTGTGTTTCGTTAAGCGTCAAAGGAAGAAATTCACAATTCATTTAAATTGTACGGAAAAAATGAGGCACAACAGTTGTGTATATTGACAAGGTGTGCATAATAGCATCAATAAGAGCAGGTCTGAAAGGCACATCACTTATTGCAAAAGGTATAAGGTACGACATAATTAGTATagcaataataaatttaatcaagtcattttataagttaaaacaattCTTTTACTAAGGCTTGTAGGtgttaaattaagaataatataaattttaagagTGTTTGATTAGTTGAAATGGGTCAAATTAAGTATTTTAagtaaaaattgtttaaaaatgtGTATATGGATGATTTAAAATGCAAGGATTAGTAAAAACTAAATAAGTTAGTGATGtttttaaattaagtattttaagTTCAAAAACTAACCtaatatcaaaatttatgaTTCAATTAGTGAATTCCTGTGACAGTGCATATAAGGCCACACCCATTCATATGGCTTATTACTTGAAGTAACATTACGAGAGAAATCACAAAAATACGGTGTAATAatccgacttaccgttgactgagtagaCAGAGTCATCATGGGGTTTATtttccaagaaacttaaatcacactttcaaaacttgagcaaaaGAGTTACCAAttctttaacgtaactaactcaactaattctcaaaccaaacatttaactaaaatacaaagtaatcataaaaatcactataaaagtccaacataaccaaTACAATCTAGACTAATATACAATTTCCAAAGCCCAATACAcaactacaaaattctaacgtgctcagctcaatttAACATCCTTGAAACTCTAATCAACTCCGCTatcccatcgttcccgaccggtttcAAATTGTAAACAATCTAAAACATGGAAACAATAGGAAGTCAGGTTGaattgaatgagaagtaacaatccaaaacaacaaagcacagtaattcaaaacataagtttaaaagcaacatcaatttcctaaatctatgtgcgcacaggaaATCtggttgagaggaacatccatagctctaaggctatatTACTCTCGGATGAGGCTAGTAAATATTTGAATGGCAATTCACCTCAAAATAGGGAGTACGGGAGATTTTCCCTCtgctccgtcaatgaccagcttgTGAGCTCGATCCATTAAGCATAACAATATCAGCAataatcattcataacaaaTTTGTCTCTAACATTATAAAATTCACAGCTATAATAAAaccattttcaaaattttagtcTGGCTAGatccctttaagggactgctactgcTCACCAAAAATGATTCAAGGAGCTAAATTTGGTTCTCCGCAatcactagaaaggttcctcgatcatgtcgcctcctgaagcataacaaatc
Protein-coding sequences here:
- the LOC130805987 gene encoding protein-tyrosine sulfotransferase translates to MGSILKWVFPLMIIGSVFLLGNVSSTKDDYKRCELAVNKWATSQLSQPVDNKHTLRDLLFFLHVPRTGGRTYFHCFLKKLYASHLECPRSYDKLRFNPRKAHCRLLVTHDDYSMMTKLPKEKTSVVTILRNPVDRVFSTYEFSIEVAARFLVHPNLTSATQMAGRIRKKNNVVSTLDIWPWKYLVPWMREDLFSRRDARLGDNLNHVVGENSYNMQDYAMPLHQYIKDPIALDIVHNGATFQVAGLTNNSNLAESHEVRTCVQKYHSLGTSVLEVAKRRLDNMLYVGLTEDHKGSATTFAHVVGAQVISQLVGLNSSTEYQANNITEESSSLSEFESQKGQHKSIPNPIVNNPGTVSPVFGKTKKSMTVGELMKAYEGCITNLRKSQSQRRINSLKRISPVNYTKEARHQVPQSVIEQIISLNRLDMELYKYAQNIFDRQHAQTVQKLEGQDSILMNAFGEKPCENMFLIMAIVSAVLVVLLYVNARRRMFKVKV